taaataaataaataattggaaGGATCAAGTTTGAGTTCATAACCTCTACCTATGCTCTAATAGAACCTTGATCTCATAGCCTccttgagtatttttttttttttttttagaatactaagtatttttaatacaCACATGAAAAGAGGAGataaggtttttaaaaaaaacttacagtggtatatatccaaaagggcctGACTCTTGGATACACAGCACAAGTTTTAAGCCTCCTTGAATACTTGTATGTTAATTGGCATTCTacggaaaaaaagaaaaaaagaaaaaaaataagagagagagagagagaatggttTCCATTTCTAAAtccatataaaattttattttatatgcaaTCTACAACTATCTTAGTATAGTAACATAtcacttaaataaatttttattattttattttataaagtaGAAGTATTGTTTATGACACCGTTTCATATACAGTAAAATCATATCATTTAATAAAAGTCTCTTCATTATTAGATTTAGGAAATTAATGAAATGGGAACAATGTTGTTATGCAATCTACAGCTTTCTTagtatcatttaaaaaataaaaaacatttcttaTTAGACtattttatgaaagttttgatagcgtatttttcaagaaaaatataaaaatttataataaaaaaaaaagaaaatggagaagaaaaaaaagtatttgttaactttatccaaaaaataaaaatagaaaaactatgGGTCTACGACACCGTTTCATATAGATAGATGATCCCTTTGAAGTTAAAACTTAGAActgaaaaagtaaaagttaggaGTCGGGACATGCTCCCTTGCCGGTAGTCTCCCTCTTTCTGATCATAGTCCGAGAAGAGAAAGGCAAAAGGAAATGGAAGGTAAAGAGCAAAGCAAGAAGAAGGAGTCATGGTATTGGAATTGGTTGATAGGGTCAGTAGCATTGAGAGTAATACTCGTTTACTTTTCCAATAACCTCAATCTCGCTTCTCGCCCCGAAATCTCCACTCCGCTCACCAGCCTTCGCCGccgtactctctctctctctcaccgtTAATTCCAATCTTAgatctttaatttaatttaattagattttgttttgtagtGGCCGAGGGTTACTGGTTGAAGCAGTCATCAATGTCTCCCTACGCAGgtcctttatttttaatttcttttttttctttttgattgttTAATTTGAGAATTTGTTGTTgagatttttgtattttgacaGGATCTATGTACCATGGTTCTCCATTGCTACTCTCACTTCTTGGCCCACTCACTGCCAAAAGGTTACCACATTTGCCATTGCTTACACCATTCATTAGCTTTAACtaattcatcttcttctttttcttttttcttttttttccattattaatttaatgaatactttattttttaactattttattgGGTGGTGCAGAATTGAAGGGCAACCTGATCATATTTTGTGCAGGTAACTAATATGtgtctctcttcttcttctcttttttttttttttttgtttgctgtTTGGTTcctgtatttattttattatctttatcatCTTTATATTTCGCgttatttgttttaaattttaatcatcTGAAATTTAGTTATAATTGTCACTCATTTGATATGAATGCATTTTGTGTTACATTTTTGAGTGCTTGCATACACAAATGCGCGCGTGCGTGCATACAGATTTTCAGGGTTTTGGTGCACTTGGTTTTGCTTAGtggtgtttttgtgttttttatttgctttcacATATGTTAACCAACACCTGAGGATGTAAACTTGGCGCTAATCTATCCTAATTAAATTGGAGTGTGTTGCCTGTCAATTAAAATGGAGCAATATGGTAATTCTATTATGATTGTCAATTACCAACTTGTGCCTTTGCAGTTGTGATTGAAATGTGGGCAACAAGCATTGACTTCTATCTGATTTGTTTGTTGCATGTACTATTCCAAGCAACTTGGATGTTACTCccttttctttgttccttatTTAGCCTATATTGTACATACGTTGACGCAGTTAATATTAACACACCTTTGGATACAGTTTGGTTTTCGTGATTGCAGATGTTGTGAGTGCCATGTTCATTCGTGCTACTGGTCGGAATCTTCAGATTGCTTATAGTCAGAGTTTGAAATTTCTAGACCTTGTTAAATTATCGGAAAAGTCAGGTAATTATAATAGTTAAAGGGTTTTccaataaaaatcattttagataAAGAATGTTGATACAAGAAGCACACTAGAGAAGAATAGACAATTGAATCAAGCTATTTAACTTACAAACTGTAGGGCAGTGGCACATTTGATAGATTTAGTGTGTAACTGAGTTGTTGATGTTGAGAATTGAGATGcaagatgaaaattttttgtgcATTTGATTGATATAATGGTTACCCTATTAACTCATAATTAAGTTTCAACAGTAGTGTTGGCTTAGATATGTCAAAGAGGAAAATTACGTCCCGGGGCTATTGCGTGTATGATTCGAGTCGTGTTCAGCTGAAATGGTGTAGGAAGATATGTGCTAGTGAAGTCTTTTGAGTAGAGTAcagtaaaaagaaagaaaattggaaCCTTctaagaaacttttttttttttttttaatgccatCTATATAAGTAACTATATTCATTCAAATTGCCCCCTTCTCATCCTTCACAAGCTGATGAACTGCAGTATTCATGTTGTTTTCAGATATCCTTCCTTCTGGAGATATTGCTGCTCTTGTCTACTTATGGAATCCTTTCACAATAGTTGCATGTGTCGGTTTGTCCACATCCCCAGTTGAGAACCTGGCCATCATTTTGTCCCTTTATGGAGCATGCAGACGTAAGATGCTAACAATAGTTGTATTGTACTTAAGTTCCTTATTGTGTGtgtagtaatttttgttttcaagtttgTTCATGAGAAGTGaaatatatttcctcaaatgaTCATAATAGTGACCTCAAACAACAGAcaaaaaaggaattaaaaaggagaaaaaaccAAATCTCTTCTTGTGGTGATGATCCtaatgttttatgtttttcatgTTTGTATTCTCTAGTAGTAGctgatttattttgatttaaggCTTGTATTGAACTCAAAACATTTTGAGTTTGGTCTTtgcttagcatttttttatatgCTTCTTTTGATATTTGCCTgcattttttgcattttgcacTTAAATCATTTATGCTGACTAAAATTAGCTCAAGTAGCAATTGAAAATTTGCCTGGCTAGAGATGTCTCTAATTCACTCAAAATCATGTAGGCATTGAATTGATAGGCATTTCCCATGCAAGATGCTGCCACCTAGGTACTGTTTCTGTGGCATGAAgttatagaaaatattattttcttattacaAAAGGTGTGTCTTACTGTgctaatgagctctagctcaaatggcagtGGCACTTCCTCCTCACAATAATGGGGTGGAGGAAAAGGTTGTTGGTTCAATAGCCTAACTtaccaataataactaaaaaaatgaagaagtgtCTCTACTTCCTAGTAGTTCATACTGAATGTTTATAATGGTGGAATCATACACACAATTATCATTGGATCAAACTCTCTTATGACTACATAGAATTTTCAATTGCCTCTGGTATTGTAATCCCTACTGAGGAAGTAATGATCAATTGGTTCATCACTTCATTGTAAAGATTTGAGGTGCCATGTCATGTGGTGATTGTACAATGCAAGAACATCCAAATCACATGTACTAAGtgcatttttttcttgataGTATTATTTATTGATTGTCCTTTCATGAAACATCTTCAcgataaatttttttcctaatggtATTATTAGCGTGATATATAGAAAAATGGAGATGTCTTTGAGGCATCTTTCTTTGAAACTTTTTGCTTGCTTTTAAATGTTGTTTATCTGATGGAATCCAGGAATAGCTCCTTTGGCAGCTTTTGGATGGGTCATGGCGACACATCTGTCCCTGTATCCTGTGATTCTGATTATTCCGGTATCCCTTTCTTTGCCTTAGAGTTTTTGATGGAAACAGTAAAGCCTTTAAAAGACTCATGAACATGTTCTTTAAATTTCCAATACATGCAAATTGGTTCTTTATCATTCAGTTTTGTTCCAGATGATTCTTTTATTAGGATATGGTCCAGATACTCCCCCTAGGAAATTGTTCctgcaaaaaaaatatgttgaagTTGGAGATACTCCCTCAAATGATAGATGTCTGCAAGAGGAAGCAGTTGATCAACCTGAACTCCCATATGTTTTCTCATGGAGACCAGTGATACATTTCTTATTCTGGACTTCTTTGTGGTTGGTCTATGTGTTAGTTCTATGTGGTGTATCTGTTAAACAGTACGGTGGTCTCTGGGAGTTGTTTAAAAGGTATATTTTGAATAGCATAGTAATCTTTATAGGTGCTTTTCATTGTCATATAATCATATTGCCTTGCTTTCGCAGCAAGTAGCTAAGTACAGTGCAGTATGTGCAATTTATTTTACTGTGTTTTTAATGATGCACAAAGTAGATTATGTAGATGTCACCTGAGGATGTGACTTCTTTTCTGGGTCAAGAATCGAATAGCAGGTGCATTGCTATAGTAGCTGGCAAATCTGAGTTTAATAATGAATCGAGCACTTAACTTGGCTGCTCAAGATATCTCAGAGATGCCTTGCTCTGATGATGTTATCTTGAGAAATTTCTGGTGTATATGAGCACAAGTAGTTCTAACAAACTTAGTGAAGATCATAGAATACTGAGGCAAGAGCTGCtgcatagaaaaataaaatcatgcaCTAGGAGTCTTGTTCATCTATTGTCTGTTGCCTTAAAATCATGCTTTAGACGATTTGTGTACCATAATCTTTTGGCTTCTGTTAAATTGCTTGGGATAGAAGAGTTATGTACCATAAAGATTTTCACTTTATGGTGTAGAAATCTGTCTTAGCTTCCTTATACACATTGCTGGTTTTTTCAGAACGTATGGTTTCATGCTCACCGTGCAAGATCTATCTCCTAATATGGGTGTCTTATGGTGAGCCTGAAAATATCTCTAATTTAATGTGGTCTAATTTAATCCTTTCTTTAAGTATTTGGACttataaattcttttctctGATGTTCTACTGCAGGTATTTCTTTGCagaagtttttgactttttcagAAATTTCTTTCTGATAGTTTTCCATGGGAATATTCTATTTATGATACTGCCATTAGCCATACGGCTGAAACACCGCCCATTCTTTCTAGCTTTTGTGTACATTGTGATCTCCTCGATGCTTAAGTCTTATCCTTCTGTGAGTTCTTCCTTATTTGAATTATTTACAaggattaaatatttttttgtgtgcaaTTTGACCCATAGATAtgagaaactttgttctttcAGAACACTTAACAAAAAATGAGGTGACCCAATAGatatgtaattgtttttttctgcCTTTTCTGAATTATGTTAGGAATCTAATTCGCTCTTCCCTTTCCCCTTTTATGTTCAAATTTTGATTAGGTTGGAGATTCAGCTCTGTACTTGGGACTGTTGGGGTTGTTTGTTAATGAACTTGCAGGCAAGTTAGCAGGTTCTCTTTTGTTACTGACCTATTTAGACATGGTTTGGTATCTTTAACTTTCTACCCTCCTTGACATGCAGATATGAAATTCTCTTTCTTCCTGTTCTGTGGTTACATCGGGGTTTCTCTCCTTAGCCCTGTGATGCACAACCTATGGATCTGGAGGGTATGGCTCTTTGAAGCTGATCTCAATGTTCAAACgcataaatatttttcttttagatggTGACTTGTTTAATTGAATTTGCAGGGCACTGGCAATGCGAACTTCTACTTTGCAACTGCAATGGCTTATGCTTGCTTGCAGGTTTGTTTATTTGTAGTGAATTATATTCTTTCCTTGATGTAAACCTGATAGTATCCATAGGAAAGTATAAGATAATTCAGAATTGCAGCTTTACTTATTAAAACCAAAACAGAGTTGCAGATGTCATGTAGGAAATAAAAAGCTGACATTTGGTTTATTTCATAATGGTAATTTATAGTGGAGTTGAGCCTTGAGAGGAAATCAGTCATCAACATCGTGATTCTATATATCAACCAAGCTTTGAGCAattagtttttatcttttataattcaataatcaCAATGGAGGTGGGGGCATTTGAGCCCTAGATTTCTCTATTAGAAACACTAGGAGGtgtcaattgagctacaaggctcttggcaaccAAGCTTTGAGCCATTAGTCTTCTAGCATGATCATGTCTAGAAGTTTTGCTACTTTCCAGCTGACTTTTGACCATTTAATTGTTTATCTATGTTATGGTgagttttaggcttttagctgaatcttcaaattaaaattattgaagTCTATATTAAGACAATTTTCCACCAAAACGGTTTGGAGGGGAGTTATCCCAATCCACTAAGTGGCAATGAAGTGAGCATCCACATGCTTGGAGGAAAATCTGTCCTTAGCagaattaatttcaaataaGTTGAAATTATGTTGACTTAATCTTCAGAATTCAAATATCATGCACGTACATGGGATTGAACCCATAAACTCACTCTCCACCCCTTTCTTATGTGGGGAGGTTAGGAGATCCATTTGGTCAAAGGGCCATTTGCAAAATTATCAAGTTAGTGTCGTTATGAGTTCTACACATCAAAGTTCTTGACTGCTTTTGCCTTTAATTTTTCAAGCAACCTAAGCTGTTCTGTTGCCATCTGACTCCAAACAGAAGATAGCTAATGAAATAATCTCTTAATCATGGAATGGAGAAGCTAAAGGGCTGAGCATCAAAGTGGATGATCACTCTGTCCCAATTCATTATGGGTGTACAAATCCTTCTTTCTCCCCCAAGACTTGCAAATATACGTCAAACTTACCGACACCTAGATTAGTTGTTGGAACAATAAAggtcaataaaaaaatgtaaattgatGGATGGTGCACGTAAACCTTACTTTACCCTCATATCTgcttcaattttaaaatttgaggatTGTTGATCGAAAGAAAGAACTAAAGCATTTGCCTACagatctaggtttttttttttttttttttttttaagcttttgggtACAGCTCAAGTAAAATTTGCCACCCTGTTGAATATATTAAAACCTGCTTAGGATATGAAATTTGAATAAATTAATGCCTGATTCTCAAGAGTTATCCATAAAATACTTTGGTTCATTCTTCTCTAATAATGAATGTTCTGGGTTTGTCTGCAGATTATTTTGGTGGTCGAGAGTGTAAGTGCCATGCTCAATCACGACAGGAAGCTGAGAAAGCTATCCGCCACAAAGGTGTTGGATGGTAAAACTTAAGCACTTCTTGCCACTGCATGCATATTTCTGATCGCTTGGTATTGGTGCTTAGAGTTCTAGAGCAAAATTGCAGTGGTATAGCTGCAATGGCCTTCCTTGTTTTATACTCACAAAGATGCAATTGCAAAGCACTCTTCTGATGGATCGGGCAGCATAGACAttcttttgaattacttttaaatcaaattttggatGTATAAGATTATTGTAGTTTGATTAACAATActccatagttttttttttttttttttttcactgtaaATTGGTactttgttttatttacaaAAGAAGTAGATAGTTGATGGACCATCAATATTCCTAGCCTTATTGATGGTTATGTTATTGGATTCTTGTTCAAATTAGGCCCTTCTTGAACACTAGTAATTCATGAAAAATTGAGTTTCTGTGTGGAGATGACTAGGGATGTGCAAAAAACCGGTAAACTGAAAAAACTGGCTGAAACCAGCCGAATTGAGTCCAATCTTTAAGTTCTGTTTCGGTCcgatttggttttgatttgaatTTCTTGAAACTGAAATATTTTGGTTTCGATTTCGGTACTGAATTTTTTCACCCCAAAACCAACCGAACCAACTGATATATAGATATTTATGTAAGCTTAAAACATAATAGAGCGAGTAGCTTAGTGGAATGATGCGCATGTTTCAGCCACTTGTTCACAAGTCAGAGCCTTCGCCTATccattttgagttttaaaattttttaaaaaccctagCATCGTATCAGTTATAAACTTATAACCCTACTAGTCTCTTTCTAGTTGCCCCTCCCCTAATTTTCCCTCTCACACAAACACAGCCACTTGTTCACAAGTTTGAGTCTTCGCCTATccattttgagtttttaaaattttttttaaaccctagTATCTTATAAGTTATAAACTTCTAATCCTATTAGTCTCCTTCTAGTCGCCCCTCCCCCGattttctctctcacacaaacacataccctgcatctttttctttttttaatatccaCATACTCTAcatcttatttttctcatttcttcCAGCACTGATTCTCTCTCTTCGTTTCTTGCTATGGGTATGTCTTCTTGATTTATTTCTCTCATACCAAATCACCCATGCTTGTACTGGGATTCTATGGGTTTTGTGTCATCCCGTGATGTTTGTTTTAAAGAAACTCTGTAGCTACTACCTTTTGTTGTAGATGGTGGCTTAATCTTAGtttgtgttttatgttttttgctGTGTTGCTCTGTATTTTGTGCTGAAAACAAGGTCtgtgttgatcttacttttcttGTTAGTTGTTGTACTGCTTTTGTCTTTCAATAATATCTCCGTTTGAGGCAAATAAatcttcttctcttatttttttttaattgcttttgtTTCTCACATCCCAAACATTGAAACCCGATCAAACTGAAACCGAATGCAATTAGTTGGTTTGGCGTCCCTTCCTTACAAGTCAGTTTCAATgctcaaaaattaaaaccaaaatttttggttCAGTGCAAAAATTGCCTTCAATACCGACCAACCCGAACCGATTACACTCCTAGAGATGACAATTGACCGGAAAgaaagctagttttttttttattattatttttttttttaaataaaaaaatatttttatcctttattttattttatttaatattccAAAAAGGTACGGGGTGTTTAGTCTTTGGAAGTCCTTGTTTGGATGTGATTGTAACACTTGTTGAGGAACAAATGTTTAGAGGGGACAGAGATGGGGTAGGATGGGATTCATGGGAAGCCGCATTAGCTCTGTCAAGTGGGGTTCAGTTATGATAATCTTAATCCTATAGTCCAATAGCATCAGTTGGTGGGCTACTTTATTTTACTATTGACAAATAGGAGGTGCTGCTCgatcaaagattttttttttttaattttttgagaagtgctcgatcaaagaagaaacaaaaagaaaggaaaaagagaaaaatcttGTAGTTAATGAACCTTAGAGATATCAGAAATCCCAATCTTGGCACTCTGACTTTGTGGTTGTTGGACTCTTCTCCTCTCAAAATAGGACCAATGTATGAAATATCAAACGTAAATGTCCATAAGATGCCAGTTTTCAGACAAATTATAATTCAATCATTACAGTCAAGAGCATTATAGCTTAACTATTCTCAGTGTTTAGAAACGTCCAGGGTTTGAATTCCTTGTACCCCAactatcaaataattaaaataaataaaactcagtCATTAAGGGAGGGTTCTGATCCAGTGTTGACATCATGGTAGACTAGCTTTCCATTATACATTAGTTGACATTTGTTGCTTTCCATTATTCAGTAGTTGACATTTGCTGGTGAGTCAGACGAAAAGCCGTAGTAACGAGAGGCCTGGGTCCAAGTCCACTCATTAACTTGGCAATTTACTTTTGTAGTTGTTATGATCGCTCTGGCAGTCTGGCTAGCTAGCATGCTGGGCAACCAAGAAGCATCACAACCTGTCTTGTTCCCttatttttaaaccaaaaaaaaaaaaaaaaaacccttcaacTTGTTTTCCCAACTCTCAAAATCAATGTTACTAACCATTCCCATGTCACTGCAAAAGTGAATACGTACATGATAAGACCTGGTTCTTGCAAGTTGCTACTAACAAAACATTGCATTGAAGTTATGCCTATGcaccatgacttttgagtggagatgcggtgtgtctttgtgttagaaccctttcctctctcccttgtgtgtgtttgtttctccaaaaaaaagagtcatGCCTATACATACTTATGTGGTGTCGAGCAATATTTCTTTGAcatgcatatattttttgacaatttatagagaaaataatcatatatatgaacGAGCCTTAGTTCTATATTTAAGATGGATTGATTGTCACGAGTCATAACTctcttgaaaaataaaatgttacaaTTTTAATGGTCAAAAATGATTGTGTCCCAATTAATATTGGACCCTTTTAACATAAGGAATGGTATTGTTACATTAGGTTATTAGGGTCATGTGCCCTACAGTGCGACCGAAAGAACAATACTTGCGCATGATTGCATTTGCATACATGAATCTGAGTCGGACATGATTGTTTAACAAGGTAGGCTTTGTCTTTGTATATACATAAGCTTCCGGGTGGGTCATGTTTCCGAGGCCCAAGAGTTAATGACTATCCCAGGTCATGGATGACCACATTTACAGCTTGCTTTTCTCAGtagttttgtttctttattcaaagttcaaacaattattttatattatattatataattgtgATACCAGCAGTCAAATGAAAGTGAACTAAGGTGCTGTTTGGATTTAAGTAGGGTGGTAAGGTTGGGTTATAAATGAGTTGGGTATGTAATTACTCATTTATCTATTTATGGc
The sequence above is drawn from the Quercus lobata isolate SW786 chromosome 12, ValleyOak3.0 Primary Assembly, whole genome shotgun sequence genome and encodes:
- the LOC115971824 gene encoding phosphatidylinositol glycan anchor biosynthesis class U protein, encoding MEGKEQSKKKESWYWNWLIGSVALRVILVYFSNNLNLASRPEISTPLTSLRRLAEGYWLKQSSMSPYAGSMYHGSPLLLSLLGPLTAKRIEGQPDHILCSLVFVIADVVSAMFIRATGRNLQIAYSQSLKFLDLVKLSEKSDILPSGDIAALVYLWNPFTIVACVGLSTSPVENLAIILSLYGACRRIAPLAAFGWVMATHLSLYPVILIIPMILLLGYGPDTPPRKLFLQKKYVEVGDTPSNDRCLQEEAVDQPELPYVFSWRPVIHFLFWTSLWLVYVLVLCGVSVKQYGGLWELFKRTYGFMLTVQDLSPNMGVLWYFFAEVFDFFRNFFLIVFHGNILFMILPLAIRLKHRPFFLAFVYIVISSMLKSYPSVGDSALYLGLLGLFVNELADMKFSFFLFCGYIGVSLLSPVMHNLWIWRGTGNANFYFATAMAYACLQIILVVESVSAMLNHDRKLRKLSATKVLDGKT